In Vibrio echinoideorum, the following proteins share a genomic window:
- a CDS encoding LysR family transcriptional regulator — translation MANWEGVSEFVAVAERESFTGAAQKLATSVAQISRRVANLEERLAVKLLNRTTRKVSLTEAGQLYYQQCKLLVEGLEIAELAVTQMQSTPKGLLKVTAPVTYGERQLAPILHQFLKLHPQVELELMLTNQKLDLIDSGVDVAIRLGRLEDSSLVAKKLSQRQLYVCASPEYIERYGEPHTLSELSNHQCLVGGFEHWRFKENNRPRSVRVNGRIRCNSGLALLDAAKQSIGLVQLPEYYVSEDLDCGELVEVLSDYRDDKEGIWALYPQNRNLSSKVRLLVDFLSEQLD, via the coding sequence ATGGCTAATTGGGAAGGGGTCAGTGAGTTTGTTGCAGTAGCAGAGCGTGAAAGTTTTACAGGTGCAGCGCAGAAGCTTGCTACGTCTGTGGCTCAAATCAGTCGCAGAGTGGCGAATCTTGAAGAGCGCTTAGCTGTGAAACTACTCAATCGAACGACTCGTAAGGTTTCCCTAACAGAAGCTGGCCAACTCTATTATCAGCAATGTAAGTTGTTGGTAGAAGGCTTAGAAATTGCAGAGTTAGCAGTAACCCAGATGCAATCTACACCCAAAGGTTTGCTCAAAGTGACCGCACCTGTGACCTATGGTGAGCGTCAACTAGCCCCAATACTCCATCAATTTTTAAAGCTTCACCCGCAGGTAGAACTTGAGTTGATGCTGACCAACCAAAAGCTCGACCTTATCGATTCTGGCGTTGATGTGGCGATTCGCCTTGGCCGATTAGAAGATTCAAGCCTCGTGGCCAAGAAGCTGTCTCAACGACAACTCTATGTATGTGCCAGCCCTGAGTACATTGAACGTTATGGTGAGCCGCATACGCTTTCTGAGTTGAGCAATCATCAATGTTTAGTGGGTGGTTTTGAACATTGGCGTTTCAAAGAGAATAATCGCCCTCGTTCGGTTCGTGTCAACGGGCGTATTAGGTGTAACAGTGGTCTAGCCTTGCTGGATGCAGCGAAGCAGAGCATTGGCTTGGTGCAATTACCAGAGTACTACGTGAGTGAAGACCTTGATTGTGGAGAGTTGGTTGAGGTGCTATCGGATTACCGAGACGACAAAGAGGGGATCTGGGCGCTTTATCCTCAGAACCGTAACTTGTCTTCAAAGGTTCGCTTATTAGTCGATTTCCTATCTGAGCAACTGGATTAG
- a CDS encoding endonuclease III domain-containing protein, whose amino-acid sequence MTPSHRNAISPNDLMLRVFDTLEQHYGYFDWWQTDAPYQVMLGAILVQNTNWKNAEKAIDNLGEDCNPKAVAMMDIDELAQKIRSSGYYNQKAIKLKAVTEWFSKYQYDMSVVRKQDKDQLRKELLEVKGIGGETADAILVYAIGKPSFVIDAYARRIFTRNGLDVPKSYEKFRALMESVIPLDTQRYAYYHGLLVEHGQQFCNPKPKCEHCPLNQGCAKAGV is encoded by the coding sequence ATGACGCCAAGCCACCGTAATGCAATCAGTCCAAACGACTTGATGCTCAGAGTGTTCGATACACTTGAGCAGCACTATGGCTATTTTGATTGGTGGCAAACGGATGCTCCTTACCAGGTAATGCTTGGCGCTATTTTGGTTCAGAACACCAATTGGAAGAATGCAGAGAAGGCGATAGATAACCTTGGAGAAGACTGTAATCCGAAAGCCGTTGCTATGATGGATATTGATGAGCTTGCCCAAAAGATTCGTTCTAGCGGTTACTACAATCAGAAAGCCATTAAGTTAAAGGCAGTGACGGAATGGTTTTCGAAGTACCAATACGATATGTCGGTGGTTCGTAAGCAGGACAAAGATCAGCTGCGAAAAGAGTTACTGGAAGTCAAAGGAATCGGCGGTGAAACGGCTGACGCGATTCTGGTGTACGCGATAGGTAAACCTTCTTTTGTGATTGATGCATACGCAAGAAGGATCTTCACTCGCAACGGGCTTGATGTCCCTAAATCGTATGAGAAATTCCGAGCTTTGATGGAGAGTGTGATTCCGTTGGATACACAAAGGTATGCTTACTATCATGGTTTATTGGTAGAGCACGGCCAGCAGTTTTGTAACCCAAAGCCCAAGTGTGAACATTGCCCACTGAATCAAGGTTGCGCTAAGGCAGGAGTTTGA